CGCGCGTGGCGGGATCCGTGACCAGTCCCCCGCGGACGGCGGTGCGCCCGACCTCGAACTGGGGCTTCACGAGCAGCAGGATGTCGGATTCCGCTGTGCCGACGGCGGCGAGGGCGGGGAGGACGAGTTCGAGGGAGATGAACGAGAGGTCTCCGACGATGAGGTCGGGCGCCTCAGCCTCCCCCGTCGCAGCGGTGAGGTTCTCGCGAGTCATGTGACGCACGTTGTAGCCCTCGACGGCCACCACTCCCGGGTCGGCGGCGATGGTCGGGGCGAGCTGCCCGTGCCCGACGTCGACGGCGAGAACTCTGCGTGCTCCGCGTTCCCGCAGCACCTGGGTGAAGCCCCCGGTGGATGCGCCCATGTCGAGCGCGAGCCGCCCCTGGACCGGGATCGCGAAGCCGTCGAGACCGGCGATGAGCTTGTGGGCTGCGCGCCCGACGTAGTGGTCGGCCCCGGCGATCGTGATCTCCGCCGCGTCGTCGACAGCAGTGGACGCCTTCACGACGGGGCGGCCGTCCACGCTCACGAGCCCCTCGGAGATGAGGGTGGCCGCGTGGCTGCGCGAACGGGCGAGTCCTCGGGCTGCGAGGGCGGCGTCGAGTCGCGTCATCGGGATCCCGAAGTCTCCCGCTGCTCGAGCTTCGCGCCGCTGTCGAGGCGACGTGAAAGCTCGTCGTGGAGGGCTGAGTACGCATCGGCTCGCGCCGGAAGCGGCTGCCCCTCGATCAGGCGCAGTCGACTCCACAGACCATCGGTCGGCGCGCTCGTCGTCTCATCGCTCACGGTTCTACTGTACGCGGCGCCTCCGACGCCGGAGGGAGCCACGCGAGCCGCCTCAGGGGCGATGGAACGGATCGTCGTACAGGCGCTCGGGTACCCGCAGCACGAACACCGGGGTCCCGGATGCCCAGATGGCGGCAGCGCCCGCGCGCAGCAGATCGATCTGCTCACCGGACTCCGCGACGATCTCGACATCCGCTCCCGAGACGCGCACGGCGGCGCCGTTCACGTGGAACACACCGCCCTGCTCGATCACCTCGGGGTACGGGGCATGGAGCTCACGGAGGTCGCCGAGGATGTACGTGGGACGCGA
The DNA window shown above is from Microbacterium maritypicum and carries:
- a CDS encoding TlyA family RNA methyltransferase, yielding MTRLDAALAARGLARSRSHAATLISEGLVSVDGRPVVKASTAVDDAAEITIAGADHYVGRAAHKLIAGLDGFAIPVQGRLALDMGASTGGFTQVLRERGARRVLAVDVGHGQLAPTIAADPGVVAVEGYNVRHMTRENLTAATGEAEAPDLIVGDLSFISLELVLPALAAVGTAESDILLLVKPQFEVGRTAVRGGLVTDPATRADAVARTVWSAWDAGLGMLGILPSPILGTHGNAEYLVHLAPGRGSNPTEWLDSINRLAGGR